The Caulifigura coniformis genome includes a region encoding these proteins:
- a CDS encoding right-handed parallel beta-helix repeat-containing protein has protein sequence MNWTRVSLFCLGAALLASSQSAFGQVVNEQTGVVQLEDYSGSMSLSNDGGSWMQVDRMSGDGVGFQSGYTRVGVRTKWLEFGQSHLFTELNGTMNDHGRLGTNLGLGVRTMYDGGVAGVHGWYDNYESNYGHNYQQATIGAEYLHQWLDLRANGYMPFGDRDNFIGVVDPGTELAFQGHDFGTIGRGQVERSLAGFDAEAGVPLPVATFLRLYGGTYFLTANDNDTWGVRSRLEARVGQSSTVNFQVTDDDRFGTNLNVGATIWYGGGATSPFKFQRDRSGAARRYDPVRRAQPVQLAQDREKVFVPLINVDTGNEFNITWVDNTKVAPGDGTFENPFTALPGSAPGSDYILVRRGVGNTVGNIVLENNQHLFGEGQVYTLNTDRRGVVEIPDQFFDQTGPRPTLVPTLANVPIVTLANNNEVINFDMTGGTASGIFGAFVQDFRIEHVQIDSDIGITITDASGRGILNNIDVPNIADLQTGIFIRNQGGDRLDLSMTDINTSGGAYGVQIDALGADVVGQINVLNTNDSDVAGLVLSQTNGMLNMTVLNADIDSNGDGIQIQATGDPGQSNIALANVDVDGAGTLINMQGSAGTLLTVRGYNVDASGSTGASGIAATIDDATGLFEFQNINASSNAVDGFHLDATNNSLVYAEITNSNLSLNGDNAFEVNASGGSVVQFFVDPTLATDSGSDAYQFLATDAGTKLTSIFIDVNLARAGQSAINGAVTNGAESQLYLANVQGSDSGLHGLSVNVSNGAVGDSSDFLAVISNSSFARSGQLNSGRGVNLLADNNSNIDITLTNTVANNNGSQGLHYEVLTGANGASSLVGRATNVNFSDNPDNNIFGQVTGAGSTASWTLTDVTADLIANSGSVRLASLAGGQQFVDWSGVSSSISEGNADGVSLSADGVNSAVGFAFRDGRINGNGGQGIDALATNNGQIQVDLEDAQTMENFEENVRAVAQSGGTAAVNALRVDLSQGGAGTNADNVFLGADGAGSIVGGILDTVNLDNSGLNGLQALITNDGSLDLQFLSSDPLNPSSASFNANGSGIRIDANNATSVRVVSSGESIISDNFADNVDIDVVDTDIAEIQIAGLMDRSTNGDGVNVNFDNVASGGISIGTGSAIDNFGDGVEIQVANSTLDQGVSVVGMTATGNGGEPIIVNTTASDITGGSISGNTTDGGTNGISWFSDSGTVDVNIVNNVVTNATNNGILVELSGSAVGNEVHLDDNTVNGDGLVPQNGIQLSLLDNASLINGTMNRNGVTGAADYGMLVDVQNTASVGTLNVETNIITGSGIDGFLYNGAAGTSLSNLVIADNASETNVGNGLNVQLDSLNTTVTQPNVEFRGNLSTGNGGNGILLTGVDTSFGNVDIVANETFANGGDGIGVSLTSPSNADTLVAVAAQSNTSTGNGGAGINIVLDGFDTTVVVPDVTLESNITLGNGAEGVALEIANMDAGALTVADSNFDNNGADGLRVSLTNNNTASLSVVRNTAIDNVLNGFNYDADNANLGSLDVSDNQGAVLPGASVLATISGVHWEITNTVADPLVLIDSVQYDVAPTGLTFATTRGAGFPFELYSNAADTGLQTINGTAVVAGIQQPGAVADGSTTLDLAFTDFDNGDLPLHFDMTVGDLAAAAVQNTADIAGTIFTATFSNGAVLSGSFDATGILNLAQAATGTGVSGNGLAGILIGMDNGSSIGSMTINGNDVIDNGTNGIEFNVAGGSTLPTAGNASISSNTITGHTNGDGVNIVNPDTGGADFGIDFDSNTITDNTGGSGVNIGLNGNSGVVTTTFTNNEISGNGNSGLNVNLVETANLQVTNFEGNTLVGNGQMGVRIQTAGSANMLLNGSAGNNTFDGNGSAGVGAVLSNASTADIRMSNSTITNTTAGALPDFNGQGVRVLVQDTAQLLGTSEFNNNTITGNASNGVDLLARDSGVIGGLTINDNTINGNGTNGIRIERQESGSIGQFGDRLEISGNTITDQTEGVFLIAANTDSTDYYEMNDNTITGMTGAGVHFEVRADADIDVNMDNNLISDNGTDGILTSEQINAPADSRSVSGNWTNNEITNNGRHGINLSASSGLLQIGTVGNGNLISGNANDGISAQGAGTVVISSNMITQNGSNGADDAGIDIQSPTFSFIVVQNNDIVNNRGDGIEFTGGIGPFGDTLIVDNNNISFNDGRGFDVLQLGNTTETNTDITFDNNIVANNLLEGVYVVFTADRNQSQSAASTVALSSNGSIDAQSQMRFNMNNNSVTANGLNSGFSSTGMVVRIGTMEAGANGDTTDDGGFISDGFGNFTNKSGVIMNVTNSNFSGNFGDDVYFESFVSTVVPPTSAGTWGATNDPTVVTTYRSDPLARLDLTFTGNTGDSADVTNLGAFYNNAEDVFKSRTNTQSPPNQGPFTSGTRRRNAQRLASRNPPFSAPAGGSFLYPGVGESTFRISAGSSTAGFASNPFPSSFGTSVGFGGAIFGELPFSWGSF, from the coding sequence ATGAACTGGACGCGAGTCAGCCTGTTCTGTCTGGGTGCGGCCCTGTTGGCCTCGTCGCAATCGGCCTTTGGTCAGGTTGTCAACGAGCAGACGGGCGTCGTCCAGCTCGAGGACTACAGCGGCTCCATGTCGCTGTCGAATGACGGCGGATCGTGGATGCAGGTCGACCGCATGAGCGGCGACGGCGTCGGATTCCAGAGCGGTTACACCCGCGTCGGTGTCCGCACGAAATGGCTCGAATTCGGGCAGTCGCACCTGTTCACCGAGCTCAACGGCACGATGAACGACCATGGCCGGCTCGGAACGAACCTGGGCCTGGGCGTCCGCACGATGTATGATGGCGGAGTCGCCGGCGTGCACGGCTGGTACGACAACTACGAATCCAATTACGGCCACAACTACCAGCAGGCCACCATCGGAGCGGAATATCTCCACCAGTGGCTCGACCTGCGGGCCAACGGCTACATGCCGTTCGGCGATCGTGATAACTTCATTGGCGTCGTCGATCCCGGGACCGAGCTGGCCTTCCAGGGTCACGATTTCGGCACGATCGGCAGGGGCCAGGTCGAACGGTCTCTCGCGGGCTTCGACGCTGAAGCTGGCGTTCCGCTTCCTGTGGCCACCTTCCTGCGCCTGTATGGCGGCACGTACTTCCTGACCGCCAACGACAACGACACCTGGGGTGTCCGCAGCCGCCTGGAAGCCCGTGTCGGCCAGAGCTCGACGGTGAACTTCCAGGTCACCGACGACGATCGCTTCGGCACGAACCTGAACGTCGGCGCCACCATCTGGTACGGCGGCGGAGCGACCTCCCCCTTCAAGTTCCAGCGTGACCGCAGCGGCGCCGCCCGGCGTTACGACCCTGTCCGCCGCGCCCAGCCCGTGCAGCTGGCCCAGGACCGCGAGAAGGTCTTCGTTCCGCTCATCAACGTCGACACTGGCAACGAGTTTAACATCACCTGGGTCGACAACACCAAGGTCGCTCCTGGCGACGGTACTTTCGAGAATCCGTTCACCGCGCTGCCGGGTTCGGCTCCGGGCTCGGACTACATCCTCGTTCGCCGCGGCGTGGGCAACACGGTCGGCAACATCGTTCTCGAGAACAACCAGCACCTGTTCGGCGAAGGCCAGGTCTACACGCTCAACACGGATCGCCGTGGAGTGGTTGAGATTCCGGACCAGTTCTTCGACCAGACCGGGCCGCGGCCGACGCTCGTTCCGACGCTGGCCAACGTTCCGATCGTGACGCTGGCGAACAACAACGAGGTCATCAACTTCGACATGACCGGCGGCACGGCCTCCGGGATCTTCGGCGCGTTCGTCCAGGACTTCCGGATCGAGCACGTCCAGATCGACTCGGACATCGGCATCACCATCACCGACGCCAGCGGGCGGGGCATTCTCAACAACATCGACGTGCCCAATATCGCCGATCTTCAGACCGGCATCTTCATCCGGAACCAGGGTGGCGACCGGCTTGACCTGTCGATGACGGACATCAACACGTCCGGCGGGGCCTATGGCGTGCAGATTGACGCCCTGGGGGCCGACGTCGTCGGCCAGATCAATGTTCTGAACACGAACGACAGCGACGTCGCCGGGCTGGTCCTGAGCCAGACGAACGGCATGCTGAACATGACGGTGCTGAATGCCGACATCGACAGCAATGGCGATGGCATCCAAATCCAGGCCACCGGCGATCCGGGGCAGAGCAATATCGCCCTCGCCAACGTCGACGTCGACGGGGCAGGGACGCTGATCAACATGCAGGGGTCAGCCGGAACCCTGCTTACCGTTCGCGGCTACAACGTCGACGCCAGCGGCAGCACGGGCGCCAGCGGCATTGCAGCCACGATCGACGACGCGACCGGATTGTTCGAGTTCCAGAACATCAACGCCTCAAGCAACGCCGTCGACGGCTTCCACCTTGACGCCACGAACAACTCGCTCGTCTACGCCGAAATCACCAACAGCAACCTGAGCCTCAACGGCGACAACGCCTTCGAAGTGAACGCCAGCGGCGGATCGGTCGTCCAGTTCTTTGTCGATCCGACCCTCGCGACCGACAGCGGCAGCGACGCCTACCAGTTCCTGGCCACCGATGCCGGCACGAAGCTGACGTCGATCTTTATCGACGTCAATCTCGCCCGCGCCGGCCAGTCGGCCATCAATGGCGCCGTGACCAACGGGGCCGAGTCGCAGCTGTATCTCGCGAATGTCCAGGGATCCGATTCCGGCCTGCACGGCCTGTCCGTCAACGTCTCGAACGGGGCCGTGGGCGACAGCTCCGACTTCCTGGCCGTGATCTCCAACAGCAGTTTTGCCCGCAGCGGTCAGCTCAACAGCGGACGGGGCGTGAACCTGCTGGCGGACAACAACTCCAACATCGACATCACGCTGACGAACACGGTCGCCAACAACAACGGTTCGCAGGGTCTGCACTACGAAGTGCTGACCGGCGCCAATGGAGCCAGCTCGCTCGTCGGGCGGGCGACCAACGTCAACTTCTCGGACAACCCCGACAACAACATTTTTGGCCAGGTCACCGGCGCCGGCTCGACCGCAAGCTGGACGTTGACCGACGTCACCGCCGACCTGATCGCGAACAGCGGTTCGGTCCGGCTGGCTTCACTGGCTGGCGGACAGCAGTTTGTCGACTGGTCGGGCGTCAGCAGCTCGATTTCCGAAGGCAATGCTGATGGTGTGAGTCTCTCGGCTGACGGGGTGAACAGCGCGGTTGGCTTCGCGTTCCGTGACGGCCGTATCAACGGAAACGGCGGACAGGGCATCGACGCGCTCGCCACGAACAACGGCCAGATCCAGGTCGACCTGGAAGACGCCCAGACGATGGAGAACTTCGAGGAGAACGTCCGCGCGGTCGCTCAGAGCGGCGGAACGGCGGCGGTGAATGCTCTCCGCGTCGACCTGTCGCAGGGCGGAGCAGGCACGAACGCCGACAACGTCTTCCTCGGAGCCGACGGCGCCGGGTCAATCGTCGGCGGCATTCTGGATACCGTGAATCTCGACAACAGCGGGCTGAACGGCCTGCAGGCCCTCATTACCAACGACGGCTCGCTCGACCTGCAGTTCCTGTCCTCCGACCCGCTGAACCCCTCCAGTGCCTCGTTCAATGCCAATGGCAGCGGCATCCGCATCGACGCTAACAACGCGACCTCGGTCCGTGTCGTAAGCTCGGGCGAATCGATCATCTCGGATAACTTCGCCGACAACGTCGACATCGACGTGGTCGACACGGACATTGCGGAGATCCAGATTGCCGGCCTGATGGACCGCAGCACGAACGGCGACGGCGTCAACGTGAACTTCGACAACGTCGCCTCCGGCGGAATCAGCATTGGAACCGGCAGCGCCATCGACAACTTCGGTGACGGCGTCGAAATCCAGGTGGCGAACTCGACGCTCGATCAGGGCGTCTCGGTCGTCGGGATGACCGCGACCGGAAATGGCGGCGAGCCGATCATCGTCAACACAACCGCCTCGGACATCACCGGCGGCTCGATCTCCGGCAACACCACGGATGGCGGAACCAACGGCATCTCGTGGTTCAGCGACAGCGGCACGGTGGACGTGAACATCGTGAACAACGTCGTCACCAATGCCACCAACAACGGCATCCTGGTCGAACTCTCCGGCAGCGCGGTCGGAAACGAGGTCCATCTCGATGACAACACCGTCAACGGCGACGGCCTGGTTCCTCAGAACGGCATCCAGCTCTCGCTGCTGGACAACGCTTCGCTCATCAACGGGACGATGAACCGCAACGGCGTGACCGGCGCGGCCGACTATGGCATGCTGGTCGACGTCCAGAACACGGCTTCCGTGGGCACGCTGAACGTCGAGACGAACATCATTACCGGCAGCGGCATCGACGGCTTCCTGTATAACGGGGCCGCTGGCACCTCACTCTCGAACCTGGTCATCGCCGACAATGCGTCGGAGACCAACGTCGGCAATGGCCTGAACGTTCAGCTCGACTCGCTCAACACGACCGTCACCCAGCCGAACGTCGAGTTCCGCGGCAACCTTTCGACCGGCAACGGTGGCAACGGCATCCTGCTGACTGGCGTCGACACCTCGTTCGGCAACGTGGACATCGTGGCGAACGAGACGTTCGCGAACGGCGGGGACGGAATCGGCGTGAGCCTGACCAGCCCCAGCAACGCGGACACGCTCGTGGCCGTCGCGGCCCAGTCGAATACGTCGACGGGCAACGGGGGCGCCGGCATCAACATCGTCCTCGACGGGTTTGATACGACGGTCGTCGTTCCGGACGTGACCCTCGAGTCGAACATCACCCTGGGCAACGGGGCCGAAGGCGTGGCCCTCGAAATCGCGAACATGGACGCGGGTGCCCTGACCGTTGCCGACTCGAACTTCGACAACAACGGGGCAGACGGCCTGCGGGTCTCGCTCACGAACAACAACACGGCGAGCCTGAGCGTTGTTCGCAACACGGCCATCGACAACGTGCTGAACGGCTTCAATTACGATGCCGACAACGCGAACCTCGGCAGTCTGGACGTCTCGGACAACCAGGGCGCGGTCCTGCCGGGGGCCAGTGTGCTGGCGACGATCTCCGGTGTTCACTGGGAAATCACCAACACGGTGGCGGACCCGCTGGTCCTGATCGATTCGGTGCAGTACGACGTGGCTCCGACCGGCCTGACGTTCGCGACCACTCGTGGAGCCGGGTTCCCCTTCGAGTTGTACTCCAACGCGGCTGACACCGGCCTGCAGACGATCAACGGCACGGCCGTCGTCGCCGGCATCCAGCAGCCGGGGGCCGTTGCGGACGGCAGCACGACGCTGGACCTCGCCTTCACCGACTTCGACAATGGCGACCTTCCGCTGCACTTTGACATGACGGTTGGCGATCTCGCCGCCGCCGCAGTGCAGAACACGGCCGACATCGCCGGCACGATCTTCACGGCCACGTTCTCCAACGGGGCGGTGCTGAGCGGTTCGTTCGACGCCACGGGGATCCTGAACCTGGCCCAGGCCGCGACTGGCACGGGCGTCAGCGGTAACGGGCTGGCGGGCATCCTGATCGGCATGGACAACGGTTCGAGCATCGGCTCGATGACGATCAACGGCAACGACGTGATCGACAACGGTACGAACGGCATCGAGTTCAACGTCGCCGGCGGAAGCACACTGCCGACGGCTGGGAACGCCTCGATCAGCAGCAACACGATCACCGGCCATACCAATGGTGACGGGGTGAACATCGTCAATCCGGATACGGGTGGCGCCGACTTCGGCATCGACTTCGATTCGAACACGATCACCGACAACACCGGCGGCAGCGGCGTGAACATCGGGTTGAACGGCAACTCGGGCGTGGTGACGACGACGTTCACCAACAACGAGATTTCGGGCAATGGCAACAGCGGCCTCAACGTCAACCTGGTCGAGACCGCCAACCTGCAGGTGACCAACTTCGAAGGCAACACCCTGGTCGGCAACGGTCAGATGGGCGTGCGGATCCAGACGGCGGGTTCCGCCAACATGCTGCTCAACGGCTCCGCCGGCAACAACACGTTCGACGGCAATGGCTCGGCCGGCGTCGGAGCGGTGCTGAGCAACGCCTCGACGGCGGACATCCGCATGTCGAACTCGACGATCACGAATACGACGGCCGGGGCCCTGCCCGATTTCAACGGCCAGGGAGTGCGGGTGCTCGTCCAGGACACGGCCCAGCTGCTCGGAACGTCTGAGTTCAACAACAACACGATCACCGGCAACGCTTCGAACGGCGTCGACCTTCTGGCCCGCGACAGCGGCGTGATCGGCGGCCTGACGATCAACGACAACACGATCAACGGAAACGGCACGAACGGAATTCGGATCGAGCGTCAGGAATCGGGATCGATCGGACAGTTCGGCGATCGCCTTGAAATCTCGGGCAACACGATCACGGACCAGACGGAAGGCGTGTTCCTGATTGCGGCGAACACCGATTCGACCGACTACTACGAGATGAATGACAATACGATCACGGGGATGACCGGGGCCGGTGTGCACTTCGAAGTGCGGGCCGACGCCGACATCGACGTGAACATGGATAACAACCTGATCTCGGACAACGGCACGGACGGCATCCTGACCAGCGAGCAGATCAACGCTCCGGCGGACAGCCGCAGCGTCTCGGGGAACTGGACCAACAACGAGATCACGAACAACGGCCGCCACGGCATCAACCTGAGTGCTTCGAGCGGACTGCTGCAGATCGGCACGGTCGGAAACGGCAACCTGATCTCGGGCAACGCGAACGACGGCATCTCGGCGCAGGGCGCCGGCACGGTGGTCATTTCGAGCAACATGATCACGCAGAACGGCTCGAATGGAGCTGATGACGCCGGCATCGACATCCAGAGCCCCACGTTCAGCTTCATCGTGGTGCAGAATAACGACATCGTGAATAACCGCGGCGACGGCATCGAGTTCACCGGCGGCATCGGACCGTTCGGCGACACGCTGATCGTCGACAACAACAACATCTCCTTCAATGACGGACGCGGCTTCGACGTCCTGCAGCTGGGTAATACCACCGAGACCAACACCGACATCACGTTCGACAACAACATCGTTGCCAACAACCTCCTGGAAGGCGTGTACGTGGTATTCACTGCCGACCGGAATCAAAGCCAGAGTGCCGCTTCGACGGTGGCACTCAGCAGCAACGGCAGCATCGACGCCCAGTCACAGATGCGATTCAACATGAATAACAACAGCGTGACGGCGAACGGCCTGAACAGCGGTTTCAGCTCGACCGGCATGGTGGTGCGGATCGGAACGATGGAGGCGGGCGCCAACGGCGACACCACGGATGACGGAGGATTCATCAGCGACGGATTCGGCAACTTCACGAACAAGTCCGGCGTGATCATGAATGTCACCAACAGCAATTTCAGCGGCAACTTCGGCGACGACGTGTACTTCGAATCGTTCGTCTCGACCGTCGTCCCGCCGACGAGTGCCGGAACCTGGGGCGCCACCAACGACCCGACGGTCGTGACGACCTACCGTAGCGACCCGCTGGCACGGCTGGACCTGACGTTCACTGGAAACACCGGCGATTCGGCCGATGTGACGAACCTCGGAGCGTTCTACAACAACGCGGAAGACGTCTTCAAATCGCGGACGAACACGCAGTCGCCTCCGAACCAGGGGCCGTTCACGAGCGGAACGCGTCGCCGGAACGCCCAGCGGCTGGCCTCACGCAATCCTCCGTTCAGTGCTCCGGCGGGTGGTTCCTTCCTTTACCCGGGTGTCGGCGAAAGCACCTTCCGGATCTCGGCGGGTTCTTCAACCGCCGGGTTCGCCAGCAATCCTTTCCCGTCGAGCTTCGGCACGTCGGTCGGATTCGGTGGAGCGATCTTTGGAGAACTCCCCTTCAGCTGGGGTTCGTTCTAA
- the hrpB gene encoding ATP-dependent helicase HrpB, translating to MLSPLPIDDVLPAVASALANANSLVLQAPPGAGKTTRVPPVVADAGWAAGKLVIMLEPRRMAARAAARRIAEERGGVVGGEVGYQVRFDEKKSRDTRILVVTEGVFLRRIQSDPFLDGVAAVLFDEFHERNLLSDIALGMVRRVQQTVRPDLRSLLMSATLDPEPIARALGGCPVVRSEGRAFPVEVKYLGRSPREPLPSAVAAVIEKAVTTADGDVLVFLPGVGEIHRTAGEVEPLARQLGLAVMPLYGDMPPEEQDAVLAPCPRRKVVLSTNVAETSLTIDGVRIVVDSGLARIMRYDPQSGLDKLELSNISKASADQRAGRAGRTAPGVCWRMWDEAAQRSRPDRELPEIARVDLASAVLMLKDWGETEVLAFPWLDPPFADSVRLAERLLQRLEAIDEDGAVTPLGQTLARLPTHPRLARLVVEGHRRGDARRVSLLAAYLSERDPFSNPRHGGGRPSSLATARSTRSHSDVVDRLTAIERFLSTGQDQTPWGELHRGGTRLIQQAADQLRRTADAELGRVNEVNPASDEIVMRCLLAAYPDRLAKRRDRGSDRAIMVGGRGVKLAPGSCVTDADLFVCVDIMDAQPDAVVRLASAVERDWLPPELIRTSDEVFFHPSQKQIVARRRVLWDDLVLSETPIATPEDDATAEALYEAAKSSWSSVFPDDADVAGYLARVQSLADWMPDLDLPAFDESQRLAVLRGLCNGRRSFAELRSAPWLNAIKNSLTWEQMQTIDREAPERIGLPSGKSSRVTYEPGRPPVLAARIQDFFGLRETPRIAGGRVKVLLHLLAPNMRAQQVTDDLPSFWANTYSEVRKELRRRYPKHKWPEDPTEMFRE from the coding sequence GTGCTGTCACCGCTTCCCATCGATGACGTTCTTCCGGCGGTCGCCAGCGCGCTGGCAAACGCGAACAGCCTCGTCCTGCAGGCTCCTCCCGGAGCGGGCAAGACCACCCGGGTTCCTCCGGTCGTCGCCGATGCCGGCTGGGCGGCCGGGAAACTGGTCATCATGCTCGAGCCGAGGCGCATGGCGGCGCGGGCGGCGGCCAGGCGCATCGCCGAAGAACGCGGCGGAGTGGTCGGCGGCGAAGTGGGTTACCAGGTGCGCTTCGATGAAAAGAAGTCGCGCGACACGCGGATCCTGGTGGTGACCGAGGGAGTCTTTCTTCGTCGAATCCAGAGCGATCCCTTTCTTGACGGAGTTGCGGCCGTCCTGTTTGACGAGTTCCACGAACGGAACCTTTTGAGCGACATTGCGCTGGGGATGGTCCGCCGTGTGCAGCAGACGGTGCGTCCCGACCTGCGGTCTTTGCTGATGTCGGCCACGCTCGATCCTGAGCCGATTGCGCGGGCGCTGGGCGGGTGTCCCGTCGTCCGGAGTGAAGGGAGGGCATTTCCTGTCGAGGTGAAATACCTCGGCCGGTCCCCTCGCGAGCCTCTCCCCTCGGCGGTCGCGGCCGTCATCGAGAAGGCGGTGACCACTGCGGACGGGGATGTCCTGGTGTTCCTGCCCGGGGTCGGAGAGATTCACCGGACCGCGGGCGAGGTCGAGCCACTTGCACGGCAACTGGGCCTGGCCGTGATGCCGCTGTATGGCGACATGCCGCCTGAAGAGCAGGATGCCGTTCTTGCTCCGTGTCCCCGGCGAAAGGTCGTCCTGTCGACAAACGTCGCCGAGACGTCGCTGACGATCGATGGCGTGCGGATCGTCGTCGACAGCGGACTTGCGCGGATCATGCGCTACGATCCGCAATCGGGGCTCGACAAGCTCGAGTTGTCGAACATTTCGAAAGCTTCGGCCGATCAGCGGGCAGGTCGGGCAGGGCGGACCGCTCCCGGTGTCTGCTGGCGGATGTGGGACGAGGCGGCCCAGCGGTCCCGACCCGATCGTGAACTGCCGGAGATCGCGCGCGTCGACCTCGCCAGCGCCGTCCTCATGTTGAAGGACTGGGGGGAAACCGAAGTGCTCGCGTTTCCCTGGCTCGATCCGCCGTTCGCGGACAGTGTTCGACTCGCAGAGCGGTTGCTCCAGCGGCTCGAAGCGATCGACGAGGACGGCGCCGTCACGCCACTCGGCCAGACGCTCGCCCGCCTGCCGACGCATCCGCGGCTCGCACGGCTGGTCGTCGAAGGTCATCGCCGCGGCGATGCGCGGCGGGTGTCGCTGCTGGCGGCGTATCTTTCGGAACGCGACCCGTTTTCGAATCCGCGGCATGGAGGCGGACGCCCGTCCTCGCTCGCCACGGCGCGATCGACACGGTCACACTCCGACGTCGTCGACCGCCTGACCGCGATCGAACGGTTTCTCTCAACTGGCCAGGACCAGACGCCCTGGGGCGAACTGCATCGCGGCGGAACGCGGCTGATCCAGCAGGCGGCCGACCAACTGCGACGGACGGCCGACGCGGAACTCGGCCGCGTCAACGAGGTGAATCCCGCGAGCGACGAGATCGTCATGCGCTGCCTGCTGGCCGCTTATCCTGATCGGCTCGCGAAGCGGCGGGATCGTGGCAGTGATCGGGCGATCATGGTCGGCGGCCGCGGGGTGAAGCTGGCCCCCGGCTCATGTGTCACCGATGCGGACCTGTTCGTTTGCGTCGACATCATGGACGCCCAGCCGGACGCTGTGGTGCGGCTGGCGTCGGCAGTCGAACGCGACTGGCTGCCGCCGGAACTCATCCGCACCAGCGACGAAGTCTTTTTCCATCCCTCGCAGAAGCAGATCGTCGCCCGGCGGCGCGTGTTGTGGGATGACCTCGTCCTCAGCGAAACGCCGATCGCCACACCGGAAGATGACGCGACGGCGGAGGCGTTGTACGAGGCGGCGAAATCGAGCTGGTCGTCCGTATTTCCCGACGATGCCGATGTGGCTGGCTACCTTGCCCGCGTGCAGTCGCTGGCGGACTGGATGCCCGATCTCGACCTGCCGGCTTTCGACGAATCTCAGCGGCTCGCGGTTCTTCGCGGGCTATGCAACGGCCGGCGATCGTTCGCGGAACTGCGGTCAGCCCCGTGGCTGAATGCGATCAAGAACTCGCTGACGTGGGAGCAGATGCAGACGATTGACCGCGAGGCTCCCGAAAGGATCGGGCTGCCCTCGGGGAAGTCGTCTCGCGTGACTTACGAACCGGGGCGCCCGCCGGTTCTCGCCGCCCGGATCCAGGATTTCTTCGGCCTGCGTGAAACGCCGCGGATTGCGGGGGGAAGGGTGAAAGTGCTGCTGCATCTGCTGGCGCCGAACATGCGTGCGCAGCAAGTGACGGACGACCTCCCGAGCTTCTGGGCGAACACCTATTCGGAAGTCCGAAAGGAGCTGCGAAGGCGGTATCCGAAGCACAAGTGGCCGGAGGATCCGACGGAGATGTTTCGGGAGTAA
- the epmA gene encoding EF-P lysine aminoacylase EpmA, with protein MTFLPTATVETLRLRARLLSATRQFFDSHGYWEVDTPHLSRDTCIDAWIDPVALPAGVSPTSGPLYLQTSPEFAMKRLVVAGVDAIYQLGHVFRGGESGPRHNPEFTMLEWYRVGDSYHDQMTFTEGFVRSIAGLDLGPLAPPISLPTTFERISYDEAFKHAIGTRVLSLETAELVGLAARIGVNAPQSLSRTDRDGWLNLLLAEKVEPWLATLGAVFLLDYPETQSALARVRPGKPAVAERFELYVGRVELCNGYQELTDGEELLRRMRRQNDLRIAAGIPSLPANSRLVDALRAGLPDCSGVALGFDRLLMWRLGAERIDEIIPFPVDRA; from the coding sequence ATGACATTCCTCCCCACTGCGACGGTCGAAACTCTTCGGCTTCGCGCCCGCCTCCTCTCCGCAACGCGACAGTTCTTCGATTCCCACGGTTACTGGGAAGTCGACACGCCGCACCTCTCCCGCGACACCTGCATCGATGCCTGGATCGACCCGGTCGCGCTGCCGGCCGGCGTGAGCCCGACCTCCGGCCCGCTCTACCTCCAGACGTCGCCCGAGTTCGCGATGAAGCGGCTCGTCGTCGCCGGGGTTGATGCGATTTATCAGCTCGGTCACGTCTTCCGCGGTGGGGAATCGGGGCCGCGCCATAACCCCGAATTCACGATGCTCGAGTGGTATCGTGTCGGCGACTCTTACCACGACCAGATGACTTTCACCGAGGGTTTCGTCCGGTCCATCGCAGGCCTCGACCTCGGACCGCTGGCCCCGCCGATCTCGCTCCCGACAACCTTCGAACGGATCAGCTACGACGAGGCGTTCAAACACGCGATCGGAACGCGTGTGTTGTCGCTGGAGACGGCGGAGTTGGTGGGACTCGCCGCTCGCATCGGTGTGAACGCACCACAGTCGCTGAGCAGGACCGATCGAGACGGATGGCTGAACCTGCTCCTTGCCGAAAAGGTCGAACCGTGGCTGGCGACGCTCGGTGCGGTCTTTTTGCTCGACTATCCGGAGACGCAGTCGGCGCTGGCACGTGTTCGCCCCGGAAAACCGGCCGTCGCGGAACGATTCGAGCTCTACGTGGGACGAGTCGAGCTCTGTAACGGATATCAGGAGCTGACGGACGGCGAAGAACTGTTGCGACGGATGCGGAGACAGAACGATCTCCGCATCGCTGCGGGGATCCCGTCGTTGCCGGCGAACAGTCGGCTCGTCGACGCCCTGCGCGCAGGCCTGCCCGATTGCTCCGGCGTGGCGCTTGGGTTCGATCGCCTGTTGATGTGGCGGCTGGGAGCGGAGCGGATTGACGAGATCATTCCATTTCCGGTGGATCGGGCGTGA